The nucleotide window CCATCCGCTGTGGGCCCCCAACGGCGCCGTACTCACCAATGCCTTCCCCAATGCCGGACATCGCCACCACATGGGCATCTGGAACCCCTGGACACATACCCTCTTTGAAGGCCGCGAAACAGACTTCTGGAACGTACAGAAAAAAGAAGGAAAAGTACGCTTTGTAAAAATGGAAACGATTACCTCCGGCAACGTATGGTGCGGATTTAACGCCCTGCAGGAACATGTCGCCTTCCTTAAAAACGGTACAGAAAAAACAGCCATCAACGAAACCTGGAAAGTACGTGCCTATGCTGCCACCCATCAGGGCCGGCGCCGCTGCTGGGACCTCAGCTCCGTGTTCAGCTGTGCTGGTGACAGCGCTGTTACCCTGCTGCAATACCGCTATGGAGGCGGATTTGGTCTGCGTACTACTCCTGCCTTCACCGCTAAAACAAGCGAAATGCTCACCTCCGAAGGCAAAACCCGTAAGAATGCCGACAGCACCCGCGCACGCTGGGTGAAAATCACCGGTACCACTCCACAAGGCAAAGCCGGCCTGCTCATCATGAACGCTCCCACCAACTATGACTCCCCCGAACCACTCCGGGTTTGGCCCGAAGATATGGAAGGCGGCGAGCTGATGCTGAACTATTCTCCTACTAAAATGAAATCATGGAAGATTACTAACGGCAATGTATATACGCTTACCTATCGCGTAATGGTATACGACGGTGATATCACACCGCAGGAGGCCGAAGAAGCCTGGAAAGACTTCGCTTTCCCGCCTGTTGTCACAAAAGAATAACAGGCAATTTTGCCGTTTCATGCTTTTTACTTTACTTCGCCAGGTGAAGAATTGACCCATCCTTCGGTAACCCCGGAGCTTTTCCAGGACCAGGCTTTAGATCACCCCTTAGATGTATTGAAAAACTATTTGTAACCATATGAGAAGTCTACAGGAACTTAAGGCAACTTTAACCGCCATCCACGATAAAGATAAAAAGCAGCTATATACAGCCATGATCACCGCAGAAGTAGCGGCGCTGATCTTACTGGCACTGGTGATCAACACCCTGGCAAAAAGCGGCGCTGAAATACCATTGATCCTGAAATTAATGCTGGGACTAATGGCTGTCGGACCAGTCGTGCCTTATGCCATCATGCTGGTACAAATAGCAAACAGACTGCAGAAAATAGATGAATTCACAGACCTCTTAGGTAAAGGAGAAACCATCAGCAACCTCCAGACCTATACTGATTATAAACTGATCCTTCCACTGCGCCTGATCCGTATAAGACTCTTCCCTATGGAATATGCACAGATTGTAATCGGCCCCGGCAGAAAGACTTTTAAACTACCATTGTCCGAAGAAAATGTACAACCTTTCCGGGCTTTTGTCAGCAATATTCCAACCGGTACCATTGTAGGAAATAACCCGTCCGCCAACTGGTCTGTTAACTAAACAACACTGCCCACAGGCTGTTATAACAGTATGAAAACACTCGAAGAATTTAATGCATTTGTAGATCAGCAACTGCAGACTCAGCTGCAGCAACTGGAGACACGACGCCTGGCCGGCCGTGCCTGGGTACGCCGTATGCGTATCCTCGGCGTATTACCGATGATCCTGTTTTTTATCTTCCTGATGTGGGTCGTGATCCCCCAGGAGGAACATACCAAGGTCAATTCAACAAGCGTCATCCTTTACCTCGTCGGTGGTATCATCCTCACCCTCGCACTGAGTTTTGGAATTCGCCGCTACATGCTGCAGCAGAAAGGCGCACAGGAAATGATAGATTATGAGCAGGACTTCAAAAATACAGTGGTGAAACCGATCGTCGCCTTCATCAACCCAACCTTCACCTATCAACCCCTGAACCATGCCAGTTACGATGAATTTACGGAAAGTGGCCTCTTTGCGCGAAAAGACTATAACGTCAGCGGGAATGATCAGGTATTTGGCAAAGTAGGAGAGATGAGCTTTCAATGTTGCGATCTGAAAGTCACCAGTATGCCGGCACTAACCCTGCGCGGACTGGGGCCGGATGTAGTGTTTGAAGGGACCTGGTTTGTGGCACAGTTTCCCCGTTATTTCAACGCACCAGTGTATATAGTCTCCCGCAGTGCTATGGCTGACAACCTGCTGTCTTCCGGTAATACGGAGGCTGAATATATTGAAACCTGGAACCTGGGGAAAAAGGTGACTGCCTCTGATACCGCTTTCAACCGGCTGTTTATCGTCTTCGCCAAAGACCCGGATGAAGCACAGCAGCTGCTGACTTCCGAATTGCAGGAACGTATTATCCGGCTGCAGGAACGTTCGCAGGCACCATTGTTTATTTCTTTTTACAACAACCGTATCTATATCGGTATTGGCCATGGCCACGACTACTTTGAAGCAGGGCTGCAGGAATCATTGGCCGACCGGCGGGTACTGACTAATTATTATATGGATTTGGTTCACCTCCTGCAGATAATAGAAGACCTGCAGCAGAACGGTCAGATCTGGACATCAACAGCTTTTACCCGCTCCTGAGGATACAGGTAAAATACGTATAGCCATCTAAGTTAGTGTAGTGTTATGCTTCTTCCTCTTCTTCCTCCAGTATTTGTGGCTGCATCAATGCCTGGACTTTGGATTTTTTCAGTTTATCTACTTCTTCCTTCCAGTCCTTGCCAAATATACGGATCATCCTTTCGTTGATTTCCTGTACGATGGAAGTGAGTTTATTCGTATAGGCGTAGTTGTAATAGTCGGCTGCAATAAAACTATATACTGAAGAGGTTACCTCATCATCGGTCATGGGAATACCAGATTGGTAGGCCTTTTCCAGCAATGGGTAATAACGGCTGCTGTCTTTGCGCCGGCTGATGTCTACGGCCAGATACCAGGCCATAACGGCTTGCGGAAGAAACTGATGCTGTTCGGCCAGTACAGCCTGTTGCTGGTACCAGTCGATAGCAGTGGAATAGTTGCGCCTGATTTGTGCATAGGCCCCCTGGTAGCCATAAGCCTGTATCAACAGCGACAGACATGCCGCATCTCCCTGTTGTAAGCCCTGTTTGGCAATACGCGCGCCTTTTTCCAGCAGTTGCGGAAGCAATGGATCACGTTTGAAATTAAATAACATACCCGCATAAGAAAGATGGGCAGTAGCAAATAGTCCTTTATTGCCGCTTCTCTGCGTAGTGTCGAGCATACGCTGGCCCCAGTAGTGCATACGCTGAAGGTCCTTGTCTTTGGCCGCATTGCCCATTTCAAAAAGACATTTGCGGAAAGATATTTCCGGATCGTTGGGATTGCCTGCAGTAGCCAGTTTCTGGATGGCATCGGCCAACTGCAGTGGAATATGCATAGACAGTATCTGTCCGGGAAATGGACGGTCATTGATTTGCAGATAGTCTTTCCCTACATGATCTACCACAGTGAGTTTTATACCGGCGGGGATACCGGTTTTAAGCAGGCGGGTAAGCCAGCTGGTAAAGCTACGGGTATCACTTACCTGCCGGGGAAGTAATGCCAGCACGAGTTCCCTGGGCTGATGGGGCAATGCTTCGCGGAAAGATTGTAATAGCTGTAACAACAGTTTGTCCTGTGGCTGATAGGAAGATAGCTGCCGGTAAGGAGTGGCATCCCATTGCAGTGTGCTGCCTTTCTCCTGCATGGACTGCAACAATTCGGTACTGTTATCGTATGTTTCCAGCCAGTCTTTGATAATGGCTGCGCTAAAGGTGTCTTCGTCGTCAAAAGAGGTCAGGTGGGTGACAAATACTTCATCCAGCTGCCCATGGGGAGAAGATTCCAGCTTGAAGAATCCTTCGTATAGTCTGGCTTCTTCGGGTTGTATCATAAGGCGTACCAGACGCAGTGTCTCTTTGCCGGTGACAGCTTTGCGCCAGTGTGACTGTATTTTGTTAATCTCCAGTGCTATCGGATTATGTTCGTTCATCAGCAGTTGAGGTTTACCATGCCACCGTTAATATCAGTGGTCGCGTTTCCGTTGACTTTAATTTTTGTGCCTTCTATAGATACCTGTGTCTCGCCGGTTGTTTGGTGATGCAGCGCGCTCATCTTCATGTTGGCATTACTTTTCATGTCATGTAATGTTACTGCGGTAGATTCTATTTTGTCGGCGCCGCTGACAATTTTATTGGATTCATTGTCTACCGTGATTTGTGCAGCCCCTTCACCGATGATCACTTTTTTAGTGCCTTTCAGATGTATTTCCTTGGAAAGGAACTCTATCTTGTTAGGTGCGTCCACCACAATTTTATCTTCGGTTTTAACGGTCACCAGTGTTTGTGATTTTACAGTGATATTGCCGGAGCCGTCCATGATCATGGTGCTACCATTTTTATCGGTGACGGTGACGCTGCCGGTGTTGTCATCCAGCTGAATGAGGTTGCCACTGCGGGTTTTGATGGCCTTCATATTGTTTTGCGCATCGCCATAGCCGCTTTTGGCTTTGCCATTGAATTTACTGCCCAGTATAAAAGGCATTTCGGCATTGCCACCTTCAAATCCCACTACTACTTCTTCTCCTACTTCAGGTACAAAGTGGAAGCCGGTGCCACCGCCGGCGGCGGGGGATGCCTGGCGTATCCAGGGACTCATATCATTCTGTTGCTGCCAGAAGAACTGTACTCTTACCCTTCCCAGTTTTTCGGGGTCGTTGTTGTCTTTCACGATGGCGCTCTGCATATCTGCTTTGGGCACCAGATGCGGATTACTATATGGTGGCACTTTTACATCTGCGGGAATAGCAGTAAAAGAGCAGTAGTAGTTGCCGGGTGTGCTGGCATGATGTGTGGCGGATATAACGGTGTAGGCGCTTTGTCCGCTGTCGCCTGCAATGCTGATGCGCTGGCCGGGCATGACCGGCAGCTCGCTGATACCGCTTACCCGTACAAAGGCTGCTGCTGTTGCTTTGCTCTGCACCTCCTTTACCTGTTTGAGTTCATCCTGGGTATAACCGTGATGTACAAACGTTTGTTTGCGGGAAGAAGAGCTGTATAGGTCGTCGGAGGCGGCGGCAGACAGGTGCATCAGTGGATGGGAACCGGTTGCTGCTTTCTGTGATTTTTCGCTCAGGGGAGATGCTTTAAGCATATCATATGACACGTAGTTGATCCGCTGTGGTGTAATGGCAGCTACGGTTTTCAGCTGATGCAGGGTCACATTCTTAGTGAGCTTTACTTCTTTTTTCTGTATATCACCGATCACCAGGGCATTGCCATCATAATACATCCATTCGCCATAGCGGGCGGATATCCTGGCGAGGAAGTCGAAGTCTGTTTCGTTGTATTGCACACAGTAAGGCAAGGTTCCTTTGTGGGCCGGTACCACCTGTGTTTTAAGCAGGCTGGAGTTGGCATCCTGTAAGGCGCCCTGGATCACCTGCTGTAAGGATTGCTGATAAAAGGAGGTGCTTTGCGGCACATCATCGAGCAGGATAGTAGGACTGACGCCTGATACCTGGAATCCGACAGCGGCGCCATCTTCTTCAAGAACCGCCATGCTGGTAATAAGGCCTTTGAAGCGGAAGTCGTCGAAGCTGATGGAAATGCCTTTGCCTATATATTTTTCAATGATTTCCTGCTGATAGGAAAGATCGCTGCTTAAACGGCCGGGACGCCATAGAAAACTGAAGTAATGATGGCTGCCGACTGCCTGTTCGAGGGTTACATTTTTAAACTCCACCGGACTGGCATAACCTTCTATGCCTATTGTCGATTTGTTCAGAAATTTATCGTCACCCATAGTATTCAGGTTTAAAAAAAATTATCAATAAAAGAAGTGGTGCCCATCAGTCCCTGGGGTTGACCCTGATGATACCGGTTTTGCTGAGATCAATGCCACTGCCGTTGATCTCTTCCACGTTGAGGGGAATAAAATATTTATAGGGTTGTTTGCTGGCATCGCCTGAAAATGATGGCCGATAGGTATTATCGCTGAGATGAAAGCCTGCAGCCTGTGTTTCCCGGTGCCGGTTGTAGTCATCCAGTATCCCGCTGAGGATCCTGTAGCCACCTCTTTGTTCATGGATGACCAGAGGGGCTGCGTCGATATCGTTGTGGATGAAGCCATCAGAAGAAATATGCTGATGAGGGAGCATGTTCCTTTGGCGCGCTGGTATTGTGGGATGTGTATCCGTTACAGTTGGCCGCATAAGGGCGATCATGCTGCCTTTGGCTATATCGAGTATGAAGGTGCCTATCTCCTGTGCATATACGCCCAACAGGTTGTTTTGCAGCTGGCAGTAGATGTGGGAGGCAGGTATCAGTGTTTTGGTGAGGCCGCTGTTAAGCAGTATAACCGGCAGGTGCAGAGACATCGCAGTGAGGCCCTGACTCAGCTGTTGCTGTTCGGTCTGTGAGATGTCTGACAGGGCACGCTGCAGTGCTGTCAGGATAAACCTGGCCACCACCTTGATGTTTTCAGGAATATGCTCCATGGCCTAGTCCTCCCATTTTCTTTTGAAGGCGACGTTGCCGATTTTAAGTTCCCGGGCAGAGATGACAATATGGGTGATCATGGGGCTGGCGCCGGAGTGATGGTAACTTTCATGAAACTGTACACAGATACCTTCTGTAAACTCCACGGTGCGAAGGCTGGAATCATGGTCACGGCGTTTAAACACAATGGTGCCATCTCTTTTTTCTTCCGGTGAAATCATCCATTGCACCAGGTCTGTTTCACGGGCTGATTCCAGTACCAGTGAGATGGTGCCGCCACGGGGCATGGTGCTGGGTTTGCCAATAGCATCAGTACTCTGTGAAAAACCATAGTTACACTCCAGCACATTGGCTGTTTTCCCACCTATGATAAGTTCTGCCTTAAAAGACATAAAAAAATGCGTTTTTTTAGTGTTAACAATCCGGTTGTCCTGTCAAGAGGCATTACGGCTGATATATAATTGCAGTAATTGTTATAACTGAAAAGGGTAAACGGTAGACCTGTGAAAGTTCAGGCCGCTGCTTGGTTCCGGGCAAAAGGTCTTTTCCATGGTGTTAATTTATGGATGTCAGAGGTCTTTTCAATAAAGGTTGATACGAAAATAATTATTCTCCTGCATAAATAGTGTAGGTGATTGTTATTTATTTTAGGTAGATGATTTTGACGATTATTTAATGACTATAACATATTTAATAGGTAGACATCCTTTCTATGTTTTGGGGAGAAATAGCTTAATGAAAAATTTATACATTAGAATAATATTTAAAATATAAAATTTATCTTGATGGAATAAAAGAAAGTGCTAATCTCTGAAATCGTTTATGGTATTACGTTAGATGAGTGTCGGTAGTCGTTCCCCTTTGAGTGTTATATTCAAAATAAATGTTTGTAAAAAAAATAATATTAGCTTCCAGATAGAATTTATTGCACTTTCAATTTTATGTAAATGTTTTCGCAGTATCTTTACCCAACTGCTTTTGTTAAGCAGCGGTGCAGTTGTAATTGTTAACTTTGTTTTGGAAAAACCTTGAATCATCCAAATGACCCTTTCAACACTGACCATATTCAGCGCTGAATTGCAATCCGCTATCAGGATTGCTAAAGCCATTGCTAAAGAACATCACCACGTGCAGTATGCTCCTGCGCACCTGCTCCGCGCAGCCATGCACAAGGAGGTAGGCCTTGCGCCCGTATTGCATCAGATGGATATTGATGTATATTATCTGGAAGAATGGGCTGAAGTCAGGTTGGATGAATTACCCCGTACATCCCGCACCGTAGATGAAGCAGAACCCGATGATGCCGCTGCGGCTGTATTGCAGGAAGCCCTAAGTATTGCACAGGACACAGATAAGTCAGAAACAGATGCCTGGTGTCTCCTGATAGCCCTCTGCACACCCGGTGTAGGCTTCTCTTACGAACAACTGAAATCCTTTCCGTTTACCCGCGATCAGCTGATCGCTGCCAGTCGTCAGGGTAAAAACAGCCAGGGTGGCCATCAGCAGCATACCGCTCCTTCCGTGAAACCGGCATCGCTGAAGTACGTATATCGTATGACCGATCCGCAGTTACTGCAAGCTTACCATCCGGTAATTGCAAGAGACGGAGATATCCGTGTACTGACGGAGGTGCTTACCCGTAAGGACCGTGCCAGCGCACTTATCATAGGAGAAGGAGGAGTGGGGAAAACATCCCTGGTGGAGGGGCTGGCCCATGCCATTGCCCGGAAACAGGTACCGCTGCAGTTACAATCATCCGATTTATACGCATTGGACTACGGCACCTTTATCGCAGGCGCAGCCTATAAAAATGAACTGGAAGACAGACTGCTTCAGATCATTCAACAACTGAAACAAACAGGCAGGCATATACTCTTTATTGACAACCTGCACACCCTGCTGGACAAACAGTCCGGCGGCGGTATGGCCAATGTGATCAAAGCCTCTCTGGGCAAAGGGGAGATCATCCTGATCGGTACCACTACCCCCGAAGGTTTCCGTAAACTGATAGAGCCTGATGCTATCCTGCGGCATCGTTTTGAAACCATTAACCTCAACGAGCCCGATGAAGCACAGGCTGTTCGTATGATCGCCGCCGTCATGCCTGTATACGAGAGCTTTTACCGGTTGCAGGTGCCTTCTGAATCTGTCAGTGAAGCGATCCGTCTTTCCCGGCGCTACTTGAAGGAACGTTGCCTCCCCGACAGTGCTATCAACCTGCTGGACCGTACCATGGCCGGTATCCGTGCCATGCAGGACACAGGAACCCCTTTGCTGCTGACACTGAAAGAGGAACTGGCAACCCTCAGCAGTAAGGATAACTTACAGCCGGAAGACCTGCATTGGTTTTTAAGACAGATGACTGAAAGACTGGGCGCACTGTTGTCCGGTAAATTGCATATGGATGCTGCAATCAGCAAAATGACCGATACCGCCGCCTTACAAGCTGCCCTGCAACAGCTGCTGGTACAGCTGGAAGAGGTGGTATCCGTACAACATACTGCCGTATCACCCGTAGACCTGGCCACCACCATCGCCGGGATGACAGGTATACCGCTGGGCAAAATCCAGTCGCAGGAAAGAGAGCGCCTGGTAGCCATGGATCTGCATCTGCGTAAAAGAGTAGTAGGTCAGGACCATGCCCTCAAAACCGTGGCCGACGCTATTCTGGAGTCAAGGTCCGGCCTGAGCAGGCCTGGCCAGCCTATCGGCTCTTTCTTTTTTCTGGGGCCTACCGGCACCGGTAAAACAGAACTGGCCAAATCACTGGCAGACTTCCTCTTCCAGGACGAACGATGCATGATCCGCTTCGATATGTCCGAATTTAAGGAAGAACATGCGGCTGCCCTGTTATATGGCGCGCCGCCGGGATATGTTGGATATGAAGAAGGAGGCCTGCTGGTCAATAAGATACGGCAACAGCCCTACGCAGTAGTATTATTCGATGAGATAGAAAAAGCCCATCCTTCTGTATTTGATATCTTCCTGCAGATCATGGATGAAGGAAAATTACACGACAGGCTGGGAAAAACGGGAGACTTCTCCAACGCCCTGGTGCTCTTTACCTCCAATATCGGTAGCGACGCCATCGCCAGCTCTTTCCAGCAGGGAGTTATCCCGCCATCACAACAACTGATGGAGCTGATGGCCCGCCACTTCAGGCCCGAGTTTCTGGGAAGGCTCACGGAGATCGTGCCTTTCGGCCCCATCCAGCAGGAAAATGTGGAAAAGATATTCGATATCCATCTGCAACATCTCCTGCATCTGCTGCTGCAACAACAGATCACGCTGACGGTTACACCGGAAGCCCGGAAACACCTCGCCATGATGGGATACTCTCCCCGCTATGGCGCCCGCCCACTGCGGGAAGTCATCCGAGGCCAGCTCCGTAAACCACTGTCCCGCATGATCATCGACGGCAGCCTCCAAAAGGATATGAACGTTACGCTCGACCTGAAAGATGACAAACTGGACTGGTCTATCAACTAAAGCAAAAAAACCTCAAACAATAAAGCGGCTTTTGATAACCGGCTCCCCGGAACACAAAACCACCGCTACTAAATTTGGAAAATCTCAAAATGTTTTGTTATGAATGACAACTACGGAATTGGTGGCACAGAAGTCAAACTGGACGCCAATGAAGCCATTGCGGAAATATCGCATAACCGCACACTGTTTGCTGAAAAACTCACCCAGCAAGCACCTGTAAAGCCTGAAATCGTGGAAGGGCTTACTTCCGTGGAAGCCGTTTTTGAACACTTCAAGCCTAGTGTGAATGTCAGCTTCAATGATGCAGAAGGACGCCCGGTACCGGAAAAACTCCAGTTCCACCACCTCGGCGATTTCGGTGTAAAAGGCATCACTGAACAAAGCGCTTTCCTCAATGACCTGGCCACTGAGAAAGAGCAATACCTCAAAATCATGAAAAACCTGAAAACAAACAAAATCCTTAAATCAGCGCTCGCTGATCCGGATGCCAGACAGGCTATGCTGAGTGCTATACGCAGTATGCTCAAAGACCTGAATACAAAATAGTTAACAGTTCCCCCTATCCCGGAACATAATATCATTTCTTATGGCAGAATTACAGAAAAACGAGGAACTGCAAAACCAGCAAAGTGCCGGTCAACCTTCAGCACAAAAAGAAGCCAGCCTCTCCCAAAACGTGGAGGAACTGGCCAAATACGGCGGCTTTGATCTCCTCGAAGCAGCCATCGAAGGAGCACAGAACCTCAACCCCGAACGCAAAGCACGCCGTAATATCTTTCTCACGGAAGCAGGTAAAAAATCTGAAAGAGATAAACTCAAAAAAACACTTTCCCTCTGGGAAAAAGTACTCTCCGAAGCCACTGAACTCCCCGATATGGTGGAGTTCTGCAATAACCACGCTGCAGAATCAGAACAGGTGCTGAATAAAAACCTGGGCGAAGCCGTAGATAGCACCCGCGAACTGGAACAGGCCTACCGCAACGTAGCACTGTTTTTCAAAAATACCGAGTCTGACAAAGTGAAAAACATATCTTTCATCAACGTTGAACTCGACCAGCTGAAAGACCTCGATAACACCCGCTTTATTGACGCAGTACAGGCTGAACTGGTGAATAACTACGACAGACTTGACCTGCGCAGCAACTACAGCCTCCTCGTAGTACCCGGTTATCTGGGCTCCAACAAGGTGCTGGAAAAATGGGCCAAAATCGCACACGAAAACAAAGTGATGCTGGTGACCGACTTCGCTCACCTCGATGCTCCGGACGACGTAATGGAGATGTTTGAACTGGCCAACCTCACCGGTGGCGAAATACACCGCTCCAATGTGATCATGTCGTGCAACTGGCTCGTAGGCCGCGGTAAATTTGATGAAGTGGGAGAGGAAGACCACCTCTATGTGCCTCCTTCCGGCGCCCTCGCAGGTAAGATCTATAAAACACTCATGTCGCAGGTAACCGCCGGTAAAAAATTCGGCGGCATGAATGAAGTAGATGGCGTACGCTTTGAACTGAAGAAAAGCGAAATCGCCAGCCTCGAAAAAATGGGCCTGGTACCCATGGTAAAAGAATACGGAAAAGTAATGGCTTTCAGTGCCAAAACACTGTTCAACGGCGATAACCTCGGCCTGCAGACCTATTCCGTAGTAAGAGTGTTCGACTTCGTTACCAAAGTATTGATGGACTTCCTGAACCGTCGCGCATTTGAAAACTTCAACGCCAACACCCGTAAAGACCTCATGAAACAGATCATTCGTTTCCTCGATGGTATCACCGGGCCGGACAAACTGATTGAAGATTTTAACATACGCCGGTTTGAACAGGACCCTGTTCAGAAAGACCGTATCCACCTGGATATTCATCTGAAGCCTTACTTCCCCGCCAAAAACTTCCTCATCAAAATGGAAGGACAAAAAGGAGATGATGCTGCAGACTGGGATACTACCTATGAGCAGGATAAATAACGGGAAAATTACTCCCTGAAACGCTATCACCTGTCATCGTTGAAAAATGGTCTGGTTTTATAACTTCACTGACCTGCAACGCTGACTGGTGATGGCAATAAGCAATTTTATTCCGGTTGTTTTTCAGGTAGATGAACAGCCTGAGAGCCAACTAACATCGTTTAAGTATTTAAGACAATGAAATCGGTGCGCAGTATTTTATTTTGTTTGTTAATTGCAGGAACAGCCCCGGCAACAATGGCACAGTCGGTAGGGAAAGTCGATACTGTACTGACCAAAAAGGGCGCCTCTACCCTTATCACCAGCGGATCGGCTATCACCACATTCCAGATCGGCGATGGTAATAACCCTGACTATGACTACCGTATAGTAGATGGTAATATGGCGGTAATAAGGCCTAAAACGGCCTCTCCCAGGCCTACCAATCTGATCATCAGGGAAGGGGAGAATATTCATTACCTGATCCTCGCTTACCGCGAAAACGTGGATTTATCCAAGCTGAAGTACATGTTGTCAAAGAAGCCGAAAGAAACGGCAGTAGCCGCTGGTCCGGAACTTCGTCGTGGCGACAAGGATTCCGGTAAACAGTCCACTGGCCTCAAACTTCCGGAAGAAGACGGCAGCGCGCCGCTCATCAGCGTGGATACGGTCACTGTCAGCGTGATTGCAGAAGATTTCCGCAGAGACAGTAAAGTGAATCATCAGTATGAAGTGAAGGTGGAAGGTGTCAGCATTGGCTACGCCAAAGCCATGACCCTCAGCGATCTCAATTACTTCTGCTTCCATATCAAAAACAAAAACAAGGAGCCTTACGAATACGTAAAAGCGACGCTGCTGCACAAGGAAAAGAAAGATTCCTCTATGTTGCATACCATGCCGCTGCTGTATAAAAAAGGCCCTGGTACCATTGATGCACATGGAGAAGTGCAGGAAGTATTTGTAGTGCCTTCCAGAACGTTTAAAAAGGATGATGAGATCATTATTGTGCTGGAACCGGTAGAAAATAAACCACAACTGGTATTGTATGTACCTGCCAGCACGCTGCCCAAGTACATGTTGACGAAATAACAAAGCATGAAACGCTGCTATCTTACAGTGTTGCTCGTTTGTTGTTTGCTGTGCACAGGAATGGCGCAGCAGATAGATTTTTGTGGAGAAGTGGTACCCATGGAAAGGGATTTTGTGTCTTTCCGCCTGATGGATGTTATCAAAAGAAACCTCCGCTACCAGGGCTACCTGCCGGCATTGCGCTCCAAGGCAGAAATGTTTTTTCCCGTCATAGAACCTATCCTGCAGCAGTATGGAGTGCCGCTGGATTTCAAATACCTGCCTATCGTGGAGAGCGGACTTACCAACGCCACCTCCCCGGTAGGCGCCCAGGGCGTATGGCAGATCATGCCCGGTACTGCCGCTGAGCTGGGGTTGACAGTCAGTGCAGGCTATGATGAAAGAAACCATCTGATCAAAGCTACCCATGCGGCTTGTAGGTTGATACGGACATTGCACGATCAGTTAAACTCATGGACCCTGGCCGCCGCGGCGTATAATGCAGGCGCCGGTAATATCTCCAAAAATATCCGCCGTCAGGGCAGCAGCGACTATTATCAACTGCTGCTGAACAACGAAACGGCCCAGTATATCTACAAAATCATCGCTATTAAACAACTGTTCGAAAGCCCTGAGTTATATATGCCGGGCTTCGGATATAACGTGTTTGCCAAATCCGGCAGCACAGGTTCTGTATTTGCCAGGCCGCAAACACCGCTATCCGGCAATGTCAAAGATTTTAATACCATCCGTATCAATGTGGGTGGAAAAGCGCTGCCACGGAAAACAACAGCTGTTTATGCTGCCCGCCTGCAAAACAATGCCGGATTCAAAGACGGTGAGCTGGTCAGCATCCGCATGCTTGATAATATGC belongs to Chitinophaga sp. HK235 and includes:
- a CDS encoding type VI secretion system Vgr family protein, with the protein product MGDDKFLNKSTIGIEGYASPVEFKNVTLEQAVGSHHYFSFLWRPGRLSSDLSYQQEIIEKYIGKGISISFDDFRFKGLITSMAVLEEDGAAVGFQVSGVSPTILLDDVPQSTSFYQQSLQQVIQGALQDANSSLLKTQVVPAHKGTLPYCVQYNETDFDFLARISARYGEWMYYDGNALVIGDIQKKEVKLTKNVTLHQLKTVAAITPQRINYVSYDMLKASPLSEKSQKAATGSHPLMHLSAAASDDLYSSSSRKQTFVHHGYTQDELKQVKEVQSKATAAAFVRVSGISELPVMPGQRISIAGDSGQSAYTVISATHHASTPGNYYCSFTAIPADVKVPPYSNPHLVPKADMQSAIVKDNNDPEKLGRVRVQFFWQQQNDMSPWIRQASPAAGGGTGFHFVPEVGEEVVVGFEGGNAEMPFILGSKFNGKAKSGYGDAQNNMKAIKTRSGNLIQLDDNTGSVTVTDKNGSTMIMDGSGNITVKSQTLVTVKTEDKIVVDAPNKIEFLSKEIHLKGTKKVIIGEGAAQITVDNESNKIVSGADKIESTAVTLHDMKSNANMKMSALHHQTTGETQVSIEGTKIKVNGNATTDINGGMVNLNC
- a CDS encoding DUF3137 domain-containing protein, translating into MKTLEEFNAFVDQQLQTQLQQLETRRLAGRAWVRRMRILGVLPMILFFIFLMWVVIPQEEHTKVNSTSVILYLVGGIILTLALSFGIRRYMLQQKGAQEMIDYEQDFKNTVVKPIVAFINPTFTYQPLNHASYDEFTESGLFARKDYNVSGNDQVFGKVGEMSFQCCDLKVTSMPALTLRGLGPDVVFEGTWFVAQFPRYFNAPVYIVSRSAMADNLLSSGNTEAEYIETWNLGKKVTASDTAFNRLFIVFAKDPDEAQQLLTSELQERIIRLQERSQAPLFISFYNNRIYIGIGHGHDYFEAGLQESLADRRVLTNYYMDLVHLLQIIEDLQQNGQIWTSTAFTRS
- the tssD gene encoding type VI secretion system tube protein TssD, whose product is MSFKAELIIGGKTANVLECNYGFSQSTDAIGKPSTMPRGGTISLVLESARETDLVQWMISPEEKRDGTIVFKRRDHDSSLRTVEFTEGICVQFHESYHHSGASPMITHIVISARELKIGNVAFKRKWED
- a CDS encoding PmoA family protein translates to MKTNTYSTPLLLLGLLLAVFPASAQVIARYTVQAGPTDRNNSIVHIRLENPADATTLVMEEVTGKKRVPVNVSTADGEVWWVLSGHTPAGTKRFYELKKGSRKTTTTALMHITDKNGALILQEGAQQILQYNYATVEPPAGSDTVYRRSAFIHPLWAPNGAVLTNAFPNAGHRHHMGIWNPWTHTLFEGRETDFWNVQKKEGKVRFVKMETITSGNVWCGFNALQEHVAFLKNGTEKTAINETWKVRAYAATHQGRRRCWDLSSVFSCAGDSAVTLLQYRYGGGFGLRTTPAFTAKTSEMLTSEGKTRKNADSTRARWVKITGTTPQGKAGLLIMNAPTNYDSPEPLRVWPEDMEGGELMLNYSPTKMKSWKITNGNVYTLTYRVMVYDGDITPQEAEEAWKDFAFPPVVTKE